In Actinomyces marmotae, the DNA window AGCATGGCGGCCTCATCCTTCATGACGCCCTCGCCATGGACCCCGGGGCACTCCTCGTTGCGGGTGAGCTCGGTGCCCGAGGCGTCCTGGGCCAGTGCCCCCTTGCGGGACTCAGAGTTCCCCAGGGTGCGGATGACCGTGCCGTCGGAGAGCTTGACGGCCACGCCGTGGTGGGCCTCCTCGGAGGCGATCTTCTCGGTGCTCGGCAGGCTGGTGACGGTCTCATCGGCGTCGTGGCCCAGGGCGTCGGTCTTGACGAAGGTGATCTCCCCGCTGCCGTCGGCGAACAGGCCGGTCCAGCCGCCGTGGGGCGTCACGTGCCCGCCCTTGTTTGCCGGGAAGACGAGGTCGGTGAGCTTCGCCTCGCCGCCGCCGGCCCCGGTGGACAGGACCCGGAAGCCGGACTCGGTGGTGATCAGGACGTGCTCGTTGTCGCCGAAGGGGTTGAGGCGCAGGAAGCCGCTCATGGGGAAGTCGGCGACCTCCTCCAAGGTGGAGGCGTTGACGACCTTGACGCCGCCGTCGTAGGCGAAGACGAAGCGGTCCGAGCCGTGGTGGTGCTCGTGGGCCTCGGCGGAGGCGCTCATGGCGGCGGTCGCGGAGGCAGCCGTGGTGGCCGAGGCACCCTTCGAGCCTGAGCCGCAGGCGCCCAGGGCCAGGGCCGTGGCGCTCAGGGCGGCGATGACGGCGGCGCGCCGCGTGGCGCCGACCAGGCGCGGGCGTGACGAGATAGAGGATGACATGAGATGTCCTTTCTGGCTGGGGCGTGTCATCGGCGGTGATCGGTCCTCACGCGGTGAGGGCCGTGGTGATGCGGTCTGTGTTGACGGCGAGCATGTCCAGGTAGGTGGGCGCCTCGCCGTCGGGGGCGGACAGGGATTCGGTGAACAGGGAGACCACCTGGATGTCCTGCCCGGCGGACTCCTTGAGGGCGGTGATGAGCTTGTCGGAGTGCGAGGTGTCGGCGAAGATCGCGCTCACGCCGGCGTCGCGCACCGCCGTCGAGAGCTCCTCCAGGTCCGAGGCGCTGGGGGCGGCGAGCGTGGAGCCGCCGGGGATGACGGCGCCGATGAGGCGGAAGCCGTAGCGGGCCGCCATATATCCGAACACGTGGTGGTTGGTGACCAGGGCGCGCTTGTCCTGGGGGATCGCGCCGAAGCGGGTGGCCATGTCCTTGTCGGCCGCGGTGAGCCTGTCGCGGTAGGCCGCGGCGGAGGCGGACAGGGCGGAGGCATCGATCCCGGACACCTTCCCGAGCGCGCCCTCCAGCCCGTTGACGACGTCGATCATCCTGGTGGGGTCGGTCCAGAAGTGCGGGTCGGGGCCGGAGGCATCATCGGAGGAGTACTCGATGGGAGTGAACTGCTCCCCGGCGGTGAACAGCGTGACGCCGTCCCCCTTGGCGCTCTCGATATTGCTGGCCAGCCCCTCTTCCAGGCCCAGGCCATTGGTCACCAGGAGAGCAGCGTCGCGCATGGCCAGGGTCTGCTTGGCGGAGATACCGAAGGAGTGCGGGTCCGCGTTGGGCGCCATGAGGGTGGTGACGCTCGCCTGGTCACCCACCACCTGGGTGACGACATCTCCCAGGATGTTCGTGGTGACCACGATCGACGGCTTTCCGGTCTTCTCCTTGGGGCCGTCGCAGGCGGCGACGGCGCCCAGGGGTGACAGCGCGAGGAGCGTGAGCAGGTCCCGGCGCCTCATGCCCCCACCACCTCGAAGGAGACGAGGCCGGCAGCGGGGATCGTCCGGGCCACGCGGGCGGAGTCAGCCGCGTCGATCTCCAGGACGGAGGCGCCATCGGCGCCGGGGGCGTAGACGCGCTTGGGAGTGACCCGAAGGCCGGCGGCCGCGGCGAGGCCGGGGTTGGCGATGGGCTCGGTGACCGTGGCCTCGGCGCCGTCGGCCCACACGCGCACGCGCCCCTCGGCGTCCACGCCCACGACCCGCTTGTGCGTGTCGTCCATCGCGGACACGGCGACGACGGGCGCCCCGAAGGCCACCCTCGTCCAGCTCCTGGCCCGCACGCTGAGGAGCCAGGCGCCACCGTTCTCATCCAGGGCCACCACCTGGGAGCGGCGGGCCCGGTTGGACAGGGAGACGATCTTCGTCCCGGCGGCCTCCTCCGGCAGGGGGACCCACGTCAGGGAGGGCGGCTCGGCGGTCGCGGTCGAGGAGGGCTCCGGCGCGACGACGGCGCCGCCCTGGCAGCCCAGGACGATGCCGGCGCGGGTCAGCGCCCCGCCCGACGCCGCCGCGCAGGCGACGCCCTGGCCGACGGCACTGCCGGCGTCGTCGATGATGCTCGCCTGGCCCCCGGAGACCAGGACGGTCCTCTCTCCCAGCGGAGCGGCGAAGGACCCGGCGTCGATGGTGGCCGTGGTCAGGGCGCTCTGACGCCCCTGCCCCAAGGCCTGGCGGTCCAGGACCGTGGCGGTGGTGCCCGAGGCGATGACGGTGCGGGCGTTGGTGGAGGCCACGCTGGCCTTCCCGCTCATCCCCAGGGCGCCCAGGTCCCGGGAGGCGGCGCGGTAGAAGTGCTGGTGGTCGCCGTGGTCCCAGGTCCACGCCCCGGAGTCCACCAGGCTGAGCGCGCCGTCCGGCCCGGTGAGGGCCACGAATCGGGAGTCCGACGCGGTGGCGGTCAGGCCGGGCAGTGAGGTGATGGGGGCCGGGGCGCCGTCGGCGGCGAGGTCGAGGAGGCTCACCTGGCCGTCGGAGGAGGTGGTCACCAGGGACAGGGGCGCCTCGGAGAGCTCCGTGGCGCCGTCGATGTGGCCGTGCCCATCACCCTGGGCGGCCGCGCTGGCCTCCGAGGTGCCTGACGGGGAGGCGCTCGCGGCGCCGTCGGAGGGCGAGCCCCCGGAGCAGGCGCTGAGGGCGAGGGCGGCGGCCAGCCACGCGACGGCGGCGGTTCCGGCACGGCCGCCGCGGACGGCTCCGCGGATGCGCTGGGAGGGCTGGGGGAGTCTCACGCGTGCTCCTTCGCGGTTGTGGGGGACAGGAGGGGCCTGCCCGAGCGGCGCCGGCCGGTCAGCGCGGCGGCCCCGGAGGCCAGGAGGAAGACGCCCGCGGCCGTGGCGGTGATGGTGGCGCCGCCGGCCGTGTCCGCGTACAGGGAGATGTAGAGGCCCACGACGACGCAGGCGCTGGAGATGACAGCCGCCCAGGCGGTCATCGCGAGGATCGACTTCGACCACAGCGCGGCCGTGGCCGGCGGGGCGACGAGGAGCGCCACCACCAGCAGAGTGCCCACGGCCCGGTAGGAGGCGACGACGGCCGCGATGATCAGGAGGGTCAGGCCGGCCTGGGCCAGCGCCGGGCGCATCCCCAGGGTCAGCGCGATGCCCGGATCGAGAGACAGCGCCGTCAAGGGGCGGATCATGATGGCGCCCACGATGAGGACGACGATAAGCGTGCCGATGAGCACGGTGATCTCATCACTCCTGATCCCCAGGATGTCGCCGAAGAGGATCGCGGTGATATCCGTGGCGAAGGAGCGGGACCGGGAGACGATGATCACGCCCAGGGAGAGCATGAGGACGAAGGTGATGCCGATGGCGGTGTCCTGGGAGAGGCGGGCCCGCCGGGACAGGAGGGCGACGAGCACGCCCATGGCGGTGGCGCTGAGCGCGGCGCCGGCCAGTGTGGGCAGCCCGATGAGGGCGCTGATCGCCACCCCCGGCAGCATGCCGTGGCCGATGGCCTCCCCGAGGAATCCCATGCCCCGGATGACCACCCAGGTGCCCGCCACCGAGCAGACCAGCGCCGCGAGGACCCCTCCGGTCAGGGCATTGGAGAAGAACCCGAGGGAGAGCGGGTCGAGGAGGTAGTGCACCCGCGAAGCGTAACGATAATCGTTCGCGGTTGTCACGCTATGCTCACGGCATGCGTCTTCCCACCCCTCAGCGGGACTCAGCGAGCGCGCCCGCGGCCCCCGACCTCCCGTCCTCCGGGCCGGGCCCCGCGGCGGCGCGCCCCGCGGCCGGCGCCGAGGCTCCGGGCGGCCTCGCCCTGCGCGGCGCCGTCGTGCGCAGGGGCGAGGTGCTTGCCCTCGACGGCGTGAGCCTGGATCTGGCCCCGGGTGAGGTCACCTGCCTCTTTGGCCCCAACGGCTCGGGCAAGTCCACCCTCCTGGCCGCCGTCGCGGGGATCCTGCCCCTGGCGGGCGGTCGCATCGAGCGCCGCCCCGCCAACGCGAGGCTCTCCCTCGTACCCCAGGCCCCGCCGATCCCCGAGCGCATGCCGCTGACGGTCCGTGCCGCCGTCGCCATGGGTTGCTGGGGGGACGCCGGGTTCCTGCGCCCCCTGAACCGCGCCCACAAGCGGCGCGTGGGCGAGGTGATGGGAGTCCTGGGCATCGCCGACCTCGCCGACCGCCAGCTCTCCGAGGTCTCCGGCGGGCAGCGTCAGCGGGTCCTCGTCGCCCAGGCCCTCGTCAGCCGGCCCGATATCCTGCTCATGGACGAGCCGACCGCGGCCGCCGATGCCCGCTCCACCGGCATCATCCACGACGCCGCGGCCCAGGCCGCCCGGGAGGGCGCCCTCGTGCTCCTCGTCAGCCATGACGAGCAGGCCCGTCGGATCGCCGACCGCTGCCTCACCCTCGAGGCCGGCCGCGTCGTCGACGACGAGCGGGGGCCCGCGCGCTGAGGCGCCGCGCCCCTGGCGGGCTCAGCGCCACGCCGTCGCGGCGTAGAAGGACGCCCGCCCGCGGGGGTCCATCACCCCGATCCCCTCATGGGTCACCTCCAGCGCCCCGGCGGCGTTCGAGGTGAGATCGCCGGGGATGAGCGCGGTGGTCAGTTCCTCGCCCGTGCGCAGATCGGTGAGCACTACCTCCCCGGGCCGCGAGTCGAAGACCGTGTAGAGCACGTCGTCGTAGACCGCCAGGCCGGTGGGGACCGCGCCGTCGGCGTTGGGCCACGTGAAGGTCGGGGTGGGGGAGCCGAGCTCGCGCAGGTCGGCGGCCGCCGGGGTCCGGATGACGGAGTAGGCGCCGGCGCTCCAGGCCTCCGGGTGGCTCGCCGCCCCGGGTGGGCCCGCGCCCAGATCCGCGGTGGCGCGGGTGCCCAGGTCCATGGCCCGCCAGGAGGCCTGGTCGGGCCCGGCCCAGTAGAGCCACCCATCCAGCAGGTGGGCCTGACTGGTGGGAACCTCCAGGAGGAGGGAGCCATTGGTGGTGGACAGGACGCGGTACGGCGGCGAAGCCGGTGAGGAAGCGGCGGGCGGCGTCGCGCCGACCATCACGGCGTCGCCACTCATGCCCGCGAGCGCGGTGGGCGCCTGGCCCTGAGGGCTGGTGAGGACAGTGGTGAGATCAGCGGTGGAAAGCACCTCGATCCAGCAGGGGCCGGCCGGGCCGTCCGGCGGGGGCGCCAGCGCCACGGTGAGGCGCAGCGCGTCCGAGGACACGGCCAGGCGCGCCGATCCCTTCGCCGTCGGGGCGCTCGCGGGCAGCACCAGCTCCCGGGAGGCCAGAACCCTCCCCGAGACCAGCTCAGTCTTGAGGACCGTGGCCGACCATCGCCCGGCCTGGGGCGGCCCCATCTCCACCGCCGTGGTCAGGCTGTAGGCGCAGGCGCCGCGCGGGTCGACGACGGCCGCGGCGTCCGAGAGTGCCTGGGTGGCCCCTTGGGGATCACCCCCGCGCCCGAGGTCGGAGACGGTCGCCTCCGTGAAGCCCAGCGCCCCGCCGTCGGCGGTGAGGACCCTGAGCGTGCCCGTGGACAGGTCCGCGTACCACCAACTGGGGTGGTCGCTGCGGAACACGAAGCGGTCTTCGATCGACCACCCCAGCCCGGAGTCGGCGAGCATGTCGATGTCCAGGCCCGGGAGCCCTGCGGTGGGGGAGAAGGCGGTTGGGGCGGCGCGGTCGGACGAGCCCGACGACGGCGCGGGGAACGGCCCTGAGAAGGGCGCGACTGAGGAGGCGGTCGCCCCACCGGGCGGTACCTCGCCCTCGGGGTGCCGGGCGCAGCCGGCCGATGCGAGGCCCGGCAGGATCGCTGGGGCCCCCAGGACGGAGAGCATGAAGGAGCGGCGCTTCATCGCGGGGCCTCTCAGGGCAGGGTCGGCCAATGCGTTCGCGGTCCCGCCCACCCTAGCAGCGTTCCAGGGCGGCCGGAAGGCGCCTTGGCCGCCTCAGAGACGTCCATTACCTGGGCCATTGTCGGTAAGGGGGTCCGAAGTATCTAGACTGTGCCCGTCGTCGTCCCAGCCTTCCTCGGCGCGCCGAGCCAGGATCGCCCCAGACCCCTCACACCAGGAGCCAGACCCAGTGAGCACCCGCCCTCTCTCCGTCGCCGTCATCGGGGCAGGCCCCGCGGGCATCTACGC includes these proteins:
- a CDS encoding metal ABC transporter substrate-binding protein, whose protein sequence is MRRRDLLTLLALSPLGAVAACDGPKEKTGKPSIVVTTNILGDVVTQVVGDQASVTTLMAPNADPHSFGISAKQTLAMRDAALLVTNGLGLEEGLASNIESAKGDGVTLFTAGEQFTPIEYSSDDASGPDPHFWTDPTRMIDVVNGLEGALGKVSGIDASALSASAAAYRDRLTAADKDMATRFGAIPQDKRALVTNHHVFGYMAARYGFRLIGAVIPGGSTLAAPSASDLEELSTAVRDAGVSAIFADTSHSDKLITALKESAGQDIQVVSLFTESLSAPDGEAPTYLDMLAVNTDRITTALTA
- the aztB gene encoding zinc ABC transporter permease AztB — protein: MHYLLDPLSLGFFSNALTGGVLAALVCSVAGTWVVIRGMGFLGEAIGHGMLPGVAISALIGLPTLAGAALSATAMGVLVALLSRRARLSQDTAIGITFVLMLSLGVIIVSRSRSFATDITAILFGDILGIRSDEITVLIGTLIVVLIVGAIMIRPLTALSLDPGIALTLGMRPALAQAGLTLLIIAAVVASYRAVGTLLVVALLVAPPATAALWSKSILAMTAWAAVISSACVVVGLYISLYADTAGGATITATAAGVFLLASGAAALTGRRRSGRPLLSPTTAKEHA
- a CDS encoding metal ABC transporter ATP-binding protein; translation: MRLPTPQRDSASAPAAPDLPSSGPGPAAARPAAGAEAPGGLALRGAVVRRGEVLALDGVSLDLAPGEVTCLFGPNGSGKSTLLAAVAGILPLAGGRIERRPANARLSLVPQAPPIPERMPLTVRAAVAMGCWGDAGFLRPLNRAHKRRVGEVMGVLGIADLADRQLSEVSGGQRQRVLVAQALVSRPDILLMDEPTAAADARSTGIIHDAAAQAAREGALVLLVSHDEQARRIADRCLTLEAGRVVDDERGPAR